In the Acidovorax sp. A79 genome, one interval contains:
- a CDS encoding GntR family transcriptional regulator — protein MISHSKVVALDSSPGLSRYAALAAALRARVVAGEWPPGSALPAESLLATEHQVALGTMRRALELLVAQGLVERIHGRGTFVRQGIAGASMLRFFRFDSGGGEMPRSRILSRQRMAAPAAVARRLGLATGEMVLRLQRLRLLADQPCLLEDLWLPLDVFAPLAEGNTAEWDDLLYPMFARRCGVHVHRAVDDIGFAMLTAPQAVHLGLAAGHPGVVVQRAAYDLGGRCIEWRTTRGDAHAFHYTVTIT, from the coding sequence ATGATCTCCCATTCAAAAGTCGTGGCGCTGGATTCCTCCCCGGGCCTGAGCCGGTACGCCGCCCTGGCGGCTGCACTGCGTGCCCGCGTGGTGGCCGGCGAATGGCCGCCCGGCTCGGCCCTGCCGGCAGAAAGCCTGCTGGCCACGGAGCACCAGGTGGCGCTGGGCACCATGCGCCGTGCGCTGGAACTCCTGGTGGCGCAAGGGCTGGTGGAGCGCATCCACGGCCGGGGCACCTTTGTGCGCCAGGGCATTGCCGGCGCCTCGATGCTGCGGTTTTTCCGGTTTGACAGCGGCGGCGGCGAAATGCCGCGCTCGCGCATCCTGTCGCGCCAGCGCATGGCGGCCCCGGCCGCCGTGGCCCGCAGGCTGGGCCTGGCGACGGGCGAGATGGTGCTGCGGCTGCAGCGCCTGCGCCTGCTGGCCGACCAGCCCTGCCTGCTGGAAGACCTGTGGCTGCCGCTGGATGTGTTTGCGCCCCTGGCAGAAGGAAACACCGCCGAGTGGGACGACCTGCTGTACCCCATGTTCGCGCGCCGCTGCGGTGTGCATGTGCACCGGGCCGTGGACGACATTGGCTTTGCCATGCTGACAGCCCCGCAGGCCGTCCACCTGGGGCTGGCCGCAGGCCATCCGGGCGTGGTGGTGCAACGGGCCGCCTACGACCTGGGCGGGCGCTGCATCGAATGGCGCACCACGCGCGGCGATGCCCACGCCTTTCACTACACCGTGACCATTACATGA
- a CDS encoding tripartite tricarboxylate transporter substrate binding protein → MHHLSDPLNSPDLSRRAALAAVGVTLAAPWVRTHAAGVGGGRTVTLVVSYPAGGGADLMARIIAPRMAEALGQGVVVDNKPGASGQLAASAVARATPDGTTLLLDASSFAVNPSLYPKLPYDSNTAFVPLAVLATFPNVLVCHPGFGVNSVREVIARAKAKPEDVAYASSGNGSAQHLAGALFEERTGVRLSHIPYRGGGPAMNDVMGGQVPLFFANVASSLGHIQAGKLRPLAVTSALRARSLPDVPTMAQAGVADYEVLEWNPVLAPAGIAPEVRTQLVNAIRKALADPEVLGRIRALGGDAFPDATQASAGRFIQAQQAQWGKVIRERKIVVG, encoded by the coding sequence ATGCACCATCTATCCGATCCTCTGAATTCACCAGATCTGTCGCGTCGTGCGGCGCTGGCTGCCGTGGGTGTCACGCTGGCAGCGCCCTGGGTGCGCACCCACGCTGCGGGCGTGGGGGGCGGGCGCACCGTGACCCTGGTCGTCTCCTACCCCGCAGGCGGCGGCGCCGACCTGATGGCGCGCATCATCGCGCCCCGCATGGCCGAAGCGCTGGGGCAAGGCGTGGTGGTGGACAACAAGCCCGGCGCCAGCGGTCAGCTGGCCGCATCGGCCGTGGCCCGCGCCACGCCGGATGGCACGACCCTGCTGCTCGATGCGTCGTCGTTCGCCGTCAATCCATCGCTGTATCCCAAGCTGCCCTACGACAGCAACACCGCCTTTGTGCCGCTGGCCGTGCTGGCGACCTTTCCGAACGTGCTGGTGTGCCACCCGGGCTTCGGTGTCAACTCCGTCAGGGAGGTCATCGCACGCGCCAAGGCCAAGCCCGAGGACGTGGCCTATGCGTCGTCCGGCAATGGCTCGGCCCAGCATCTGGCCGGGGCGTTGTTTGAAGAGCGCACGGGCGTGAGGCTGTCCCACATTCCCTACCGTGGGGGCGGCCCTGCCATGAACGACGTGATGGGCGGCCAAGTGCCGCTGTTCTTTGCCAATGTGGCCTCGTCCCTGGGCCACATCCAGGCGGGCAAGCTGCGGCCGCTGGCGGTAACCAGTGCGCTGCGCGCCCGATCGCTGCCGGATGTGCCCACCATGGCGCAGGCCGGCGTGGCCGACTACGAAGTGCTGGAATGGAATCCGGTGCTGGCCCCGGCGGGCATTGCGCCCGAGGTGCGCACGCAGCTGGTCAACGCCATCCGCAAGGCGCTGGCCGACCCCGAGGTGCTGGGCCGCATCCGCGCGCTGGGCGGCGATGCCTTTCCCGACGCGACCCAGGCCAGCGCGGGCAGGTTCATCCAGGCCCAGCAAGCGCAATGGGGCAAGGTCATCCGCGAGCGCAAGATCGTGGTGGGCTGA
- a CDS encoding amidohydrolase, with translation MGALAPSAPLRDVPEGWDTHVHVFDAAAPVQAGHYQPAHQPLERIEAEAARLGVGHLVLVQPSVYGTDNRLVLEALAREPGRHRAVVVVDTDIADDALQTMHMLGVRGVRFNLVSPVGNGAQAMQSLAPRLKALGWHVQWYAAPAQLAQIAQLHAQTGLPCVLDHLAGMHAALARDDAAWQALARLAGLGAWIKLSGWYRLQAAAPYAELHDAIRRVAGLAGERLVWGSDWPHTAFAPDSMPAYASVWEPVVNALGAVRADRVRMAGAALYR, from the coding sequence ATGGGTGCGCTGGCCCCCTCCGCGCCGTTGCGGGATGTCCCGGAGGGATGGGACACGCATGTCCATGTCTTTGATGCCGCCGCCCCGGTCCAGGCCGGGCACTACCAGCCCGCGCACCAGCCCCTCGAACGCATTGAGGCCGAAGCCGCGAGGCTGGGCGTGGGGCACCTCGTGCTGGTGCAGCCCAGCGTGTACGGCACCGACAACCGGCTTGTGCTCGAGGCCCTGGCGCGCGAGCCGGGTCGGCACCGCGCGGTGGTCGTGGTGGATACCGACATTGCCGATGACGCGCTGCAGACGATGCACATGCTGGGCGTGCGCGGCGTGCGTTTCAATCTGGTGTCCCCGGTGGGCAACGGGGCGCAGGCCATGCAGTCGCTGGCGCCCCGCCTGAAGGCGCTGGGCTGGCATGTGCAGTGGTATGCGGCGCCTGCCCAGCTGGCGCAGATCGCCCAGCTGCATGCGCAAACGGGCCTGCCCTGCGTGCTGGACCACCTGGCGGGCATGCATGCCGCCCTGGCGCGGGACGATGCGGCCTGGCAGGCGCTGGCAAGGCTGGCCGGCCTGGGGGCGTGGATCAAGCTGTCAGGCTGGTACCGCCTGCAGGCCGCGGCGCCCTACGCCGAACTGCACGATGCGATCCGCCGCGTGGCCGGGCTGGCGGGGGAGCGGCTGGTGTGGGGTTCGGACTGGCCGCATACCGCATTTGCACCGGACTCCATGCCCGCCTACGCGAGTGTGTGGGAGCCGGTGGTGAATGCCCTGGGCGCGGTACGCGCCGACAGGGTGCGCATGGCGGGCGCAGCGCTGTACCGCTGA
- a CDS encoding ankyrin repeat domain-containing protein, translating into MNRHTAMPLALAAALLLAQPTQAQMAPTAAQTAAYQGLHAAAARGDVGMLQKLVAARADVNARDAHGRTPLHVATFARQRDVIRQLVQARADVNALENDRYDAVTIAAVADDEDTLRLLLALGARAGQVTSRYDGTALIAAAHLGHDGVVRQLIAAGAPLDHVNNLHWTALIESIVLGDGGPRHQATLQALLQAGASHALTDRQGNTPLQLARQRGFSEMVRMLEAAGAR; encoded by the coding sequence ATGAACCGACACACCGCAATGCCCCTGGCCCTGGCCGCGGCCCTGCTGCTGGCGCAGCCCACCCAGGCGCAGATGGCGCCCACCGCGGCGCAAACGGCGGCCTACCAGGGCCTGCACGCCGCCGCCGCGCGCGGCGATGTGGGCATGCTGCAAAAGCTCGTGGCGGCACGCGCCGATGTGAATGCCCGCGATGCCCACGGCCGCACGCCGCTGCACGTGGCCACGTTCGCCCGCCAGCGCGATGTGATCCGGCAGCTGGTGCAGGCCCGGGCCGATGTGAATGCGCTGGAGAACGACCGCTACGACGCCGTGACCATCGCGGCGGTGGCGGACGACGAAGACACCCTGCGCCTGCTGCTGGCCCTGGGCGCCCGCGCCGGGCAGGTGACGAGCCGGTACGACGGCACGGCACTGATCGCCGCGGCCCACCTGGGGCACGACGGCGTGGTGCGCCAGCTGATCGCCGCCGGCGCTCCGCTGGACCATGTGAACAACCTGCACTGGACGGCGCTGATCGAGTCCATCGTGCTGGGCGACGGAGGCCCGCGCCACCAGGCCACGCTGCAGGCGCTGCTGCAGGCCGGCGCCAGCCATGCGCTGACCGACCGGCAGGGCAACACGCCGCTGCAGCTGGCCCGCCAGCGGGGCTTCAGCGAGATGGTGCGGATGCTGGAGGCCGCGGGCGCCAGGTAG
- a CDS encoding heme-binding protein, which yields MQNPLAKAAALTLSLAACAAASAEGVRTEKNISLDLANQIAAHTVAACTASGYNVTATVVDRAGTVRAVQRADNAGPHTLEASRLKAYTSASAKNTTLAIMEGSQKNPAAANLGQIPGYLLLGGGVPLKVGNEVIGAVGVGGAPGGHLDEQCAMAAIAKVADQLK from the coding sequence ATGCAGAACCCCCTTGCCAAAGCCGCCGCCCTCACCCTGTCCCTGGCCGCCTGCGCCGCTGCCAGCGCCGAAGGCGTGCGCACCGAAAAGAACATCTCGCTGGACCTGGCCAACCAGATCGCCGCCCACACCGTGGCCGCGTGCACGGCCTCCGGCTACAACGTGACCGCCACCGTGGTGGACCGCGCCGGCACCGTGCGCGCCGTGCAGCGTGCCGACAACGCCGGCCCCCACACCCTGGAAGCCAGCCGCCTGAAGGCCTACACCTCGGCATCGGCCAAGAACACCACGCTGGCCATCATGGAAGGCTCGCAGAAGAACCCCGCCGCCGCCAACCTGGGCCAGATCCCCGGCTACCTGCTGCTGGGCGGCGGCGTGCCCCTGAAGGTGGGCAATGAAGTCATCGGCGCCGTGGGCGTGGGCGGCGCGCCCGGCGGCCACCTGGACGAGCAATGCGCCATGGCCGCCATCGCCAAGGTGGCGGACCAGCTGAAGTAA
- a CDS encoding response regulator transcription factor → MSDSATSLSPLIHLVDDDAAVRDSLGLLISTVGLRVQTWADPHAFMAGFDRASIGAIVLDVRMPGISGLAVLEQLLAQGVDQPVVLLTGHGTVEMCRRAFKTGAAEFLEKPVDDEVLIEALQNAVRQHVRSRERHQADQQARERYAQLSGREREVLGLIVEGLTNKEIGRVLALSPRTVETHRANLFAKLGAESLAQLIRRYAALVQ, encoded by the coding sequence ATGAGCGACAGCGCCACGTCCCTTTCCCCCCTCATTCACCTGGTGGACGACGACGCCGCCGTGCGCGACAGCCTGGGCCTGCTCATCAGCACCGTCGGGCTGCGCGTGCAGACCTGGGCCGACCCGCATGCCTTCATGGCCGGGTTTGACCGGGCCAGCATCGGCGCCATCGTGCTGGATGTGCGCATGCCCGGCATCAGCGGCCTCGCGGTGCTGGAGCAGCTGCTGGCGCAGGGCGTGGACCAGCCGGTGGTCCTGCTCACCGGCCACGGCACGGTGGAGATGTGCCGCCGCGCCTTCAAGACAGGCGCGGCGGAGTTCCTGGAAAAACCGGTGGATGACGAGGTGCTGATCGAAGCCCTGCAGAACGCCGTGCGCCAGCATGTGCGTTCGCGCGAACGCCACCAGGCCGACCAGCAAGCCCGCGAGCGCTACGCCCAGCTCTCGGGCCGCGAGCGCGAGGTGCTGGGCCTCATCGTCGAGGGCCTGACCAACAAGGAAATCGGCCGGGTGCTGGCACTCTCGCCCCGCACGGTGGAAACCCACCGCGCCAACCTGTTCGCAAAGCTCGGGGCCGAGTCGCTGGCGCAACTGATCCGGCGCTACGCAGCCCTGGTGCAATAG
- a CDS encoding sensor histidine kinase: MTRAWRRRFARVHFTGLLLWAVVACAGAGWLVHARLQQLREAFETDARIVHRLLSQRVVQHDAVMATLALLQPPEPGATPDAARATEEATAASPLPRLPSVYPQILSVLQRPAGGAWPTALQPPLAAAEAASRQSGHAEMALPDLPAGRYHLVLASTPASYALQIDLRMTIPRDEWPMAMDSSPVRVTLAQGGTAFVVQPGRTEPGRWGLGWSYGFHKLLAAPSQPLDVVAQRHVGLRELPWLGMLGWCVLTAALWAAGRALWRQRIARQRAEELLRLGQVARLNTLGELAAGMAHELNQPLTALLSSTQAAQRLLADDPPDLETAQTAMARAVEQARRASTVVGRLRRLVERPDLSAQAQPLHLATALQDVLHLLEPELAQRAIAAEVTVAPDLAPVLAEPVALQQIIHNLLMNAMQAMEQVPPAERRLTLRLSARDGTRIALSVRDHGPGVPPEAREHLFEPFYTTRSGGLGLGLTLCESLAQAMGASLELAPAAPGNAAAQRGAEFVLVLPAAPGTPAAAPPSPQP, encoded by the coding sequence ATGACCAGGGCATGGCGCCGCCGTTTCGCGCGGGTTCATTTCACCGGCCTGCTGCTGTGGGCCGTGGTGGCCTGCGCGGGCGCGGGCTGGCTGGTTCACGCGCGCCTGCAGCAGCTGCGGGAGGCCTTCGAGACCGATGCCCGTATCGTGCACCGGCTCCTGAGCCAGCGCGTGGTGCAGCACGACGCGGTGATGGCCACCCTGGCCCTGCTGCAGCCTCCGGAGCCAGGCGCCACCCCGGATGCCGCGCGCGCCACCGAAGAGGCCACGGCAGCCTCCCCGCTGCCGCGCCTGCCTTCGGTCTACCCGCAGATCCTTTCCGTGCTGCAGCGGCCTGCGGGGGGCGCATGGCCCACCGCGCTGCAGCCGCCCCTGGCGGCCGCCGAGGCCGCATCGCGCCAGTCAGGCCATGCCGAAATGGCACTGCCCGACCTGCCTGCGGGCCGCTACCACTTGGTGCTGGCCAGCACCCCCGCAAGCTATGCGCTGCAGATCGACCTGCGCATGACCATCCCCCGGGACGAATGGCCGATGGCCATGGACAGCAGCCCGGTGCGCGTCACGCTCGCCCAGGGCGGCACGGCCTTCGTCGTGCAGCCGGGCCGCACGGAACCGGGCCGCTGGGGCCTGGGCTGGTCGTATGGTTTTCACAAGCTGCTCGCGGCGCCGAGCCAGCCCCTGGATGTGGTGGCGCAGCGCCATGTGGGCCTGCGCGAGCTTCCCTGGCTGGGCATGCTGGGCTGGTGCGTGCTGACCGCCGCGCTGTGGGCGGCGGGCCGGGCGCTGTGGCGCCAGCGCATTGCGCGCCAGCGGGCGGAAGAGCTGCTGCGGCTCGGCCAGGTCGCCCGCCTGAACACCCTGGGCGAGCTGGCCGCGGGCATGGCCCACGAGCTGAACCAGCCGCTCACGGCGCTGCTGTCCAGCACCCAGGCCGCACAGCGGCTGCTGGCGGACGACCCGCCGGATCTGGAGACGGCCCAGACAGCCATGGCGCGCGCGGTGGAGCAGGCCCGGCGTGCCTCCACGGTGGTGGGCCGCCTGCGCCGCCTGGTGGAGCGACCCGACCTGTCGGCGCAGGCCCAGCCGCTGCACCTGGCCACGGCGCTGCAGGATGTGCTGCACCTGCTGGAGCCCGAGCTGGCGCAGCGCGCCATCGCGGCCGAGGTGACGGTGGCGCCCGACCTGGCGCCCGTGCTGGCCGAGCCCGTGGCCTTGCAGCAGATCATCCACAACCTGCTGATGAACGCCATGCAGGCCATGGAGCAGGTTCCCCCCGCCGAACGCCGGCTCACGCTGCGGCTGTCGGCGCGGGATGGCACGCGGATCGCCCTGTCGGTTCGCGACCACGGCCCCGGCGTGCCGCCCGAAGCCCGCGAGCATCTGTTCGAGCCCTTCTACACCACGCGCTCGGGCGGCCTGGGGCTGGGCCTGACACTGTGCGAAAGCCTTGCCCAGGCCATGGGCGCCAGCCTGGAACTGGCCCCTGCGGCGCCAGGCAACGCCGCCGCCCAACGCGGCGCCGAGTTCGTGCTGGTGCTGCCCGCGGCGCCTGGCACCCCTGCCGCCGCGCCACCCTCTCCGCAGCCATGA
- a CDS encoding cation diffusion facilitator family transporter — protein MPATAPVVHRWFSPRNLLWASVAVAVVTILLKTLAWLVTGSVGLLSDAMESFVNLASAMFALAMVTVAQRPADDDHPYGHHKAEYFSSGFEGILIVGVSVGILWAAGHRLVAPQPLEQVGWGLGLSVLSSALNGLLAWLMFRSAREHRSIALEADARHLVTDVWTSAGVLVGIAGAALTGWLWLDALAAIVVALNILKEGLELVWRSSQGLMDSAVEPEVQATIDATLQQFVQSQAPGAVRFDHVSTRRAGQRRFVDMHLHMPADWTLRHAAELRGQVERALMAAVPGLRATIELLPTDVEAHFDDPRDDLKDAVK, from the coding sequence ATGCCTGCAACTGCCCCCGTGGTCCATCGCTGGTTCTCGCCCCGCAACCTGCTGTGGGCTTCCGTGGCGGTGGCCGTGGTCACCATCCTGCTCAAGACCCTGGCCTGGCTGGTGACGGGGTCGGTCGGGCTGCTGTCGGATGCGATGGAGTCGTTCGTCAACCTGGCCAGCGCGATGTTCGCGCTGGCGATGGTGACCGTGGCGCAGCGCCCGGCCGACGACGACCATCCCTATGGCCACCACAAGGCCGAATACTTCTCGTCGGGTTTCGAGGGCATCCTGATCGTGGGCGTGTCCGTGGGCATCCTGTGGGCGGCAGGCCACCGCCTGGTGGCGCCCCAGCCCCTGGAGCAGGTCGGCTGGGGCCTGGGCCTTTCGGTGCTCAGCTCGGCGCTCAATGGCCTGCTGGCCTGGCTCATGTTCCGTTCGGCGCGCGAGCACCGCTCCATCGCGCTGGAGGCCGATGCCCGCCACCTTGTCACCGATGTGTGGACCTCCGCCGGCGTGCTGGTGGGCATCGCCGGCGCGGCCCTGACCGGCTGGCTGTGGCTGGATGCGCTGGCGGCGATCGTGGTGGCGCTGAACATCCTGAAAGAGGGGCTGGAGCTGGTCTGGCGCTCGTCCCAGGGCCTCATGGATTCGGCGGTGGAACCCGAGGTGCAAGCCACCATCGACGCCACCTTGCAGCAGTTTGTGCAATCGCAGGCGCCCGGCGCCGTGCGGTTCGACCATGTATCCACCCGCCGCGCGGGCCAGCGCCGGTTTGTGGACATGCACCTGCACATGCCCGCCGACTGGACCCTGCGCCACGCCGCCGAGCTGCGCGGCCAGGTCGAGCGCGCGCTGATGGCCGCCGTACCCGGCCTGCGCGCCACCATCGAGCTGCTGCCCACCGATGTGGAGGCGCATTTCGACGACCCCCGTGACGATTTGAAGGATGCCGTGAAGTGA
- the dtd gene encoding D-aminoacyl-tRNA deacylase, giving the protein MISVLQRVREARVDVDGQTVGAIGAGLLVLVCAERGDTEVEADKLLAKILKLRIFSDAAGKMNQSVQDTGGGLLLVSQFTLAADTTGGNRPSFTQAAAPDEGRRLYDYVVAQARKVHPEVATGQFAADMQVHLINDGPVTIPLRIPPRAA; this is encoded by the coding sequence GTGATCAGCGTATTGCAACGTGTGCGCGAAGCGCGCGTAGATGTGGACGGGCAGACCGTGGGCGCCATCGGCGCAGGCCTGCTGGTGCTGGTGTGTGCCGAACGCGGTGACACGGAGGTGGAGGCCGACAAGCTGCTGGCCAAGATCCTCAAGCTGCGCATTTTTTCGGACGCCGCAGGCAAGATGAACCAGAGCGTGCAGGACACCGGTGGCGGCCTGCTCCTGGTCAGCCAGTTCACCCTGGCGGCAGACACCACCGGCGGCAACCGCCCCAGCTTCACCCAGGCGGCTGCACCCGATGAGGGGCGGCGGCTGTACGACTATGTGGTTGCCCAGGCGCGCAAGGTGCACCCCGAGGTGGCCACGGGCCAGTTTGCCGCCGATATGCAGGTGCATCTCATCAATGACGGCCCGGTGACCATCCCGCTGCGGATACCTCCTAGAGCGGCTTGA
- a CDS encoding nitrate/nitrite transporter, translating into MPAGSGRPSPRALWAMLLALLSGFALSQAFRTTTAMVAQGLTADFGLSPGSLGAFAGLFGLSFGVAQLLMGVGLDLYGLRRTVLTAFPLAVAGSALSATAPAYPWLMAGQLLIGVGCSPAFLACTLFIARHFPAERFAYLSGVAMGVGGLGLLFTGTPLAWLVQHGGGWRTGYAVLAVLSALSWLLIWLRVHEPTPLVQPPAQRETWGQALLGFGQLLTVPHTWGILLLGMSGYAAFLSLRGLWLAPLLMDRYHLSLVDSGNVALGLSLIALFAPGLGGRLDPGIARRRRWIGNASLLMASLFIVLAFLHGNAWASVVLILLMGLLSGYGVLQYADVRASYPPTLTGRALSAYTMAMFLGVALMQWFTGIVATWAQRQGWDAYTAVMLAIATWLALASAGFRVLPVSPLVSLENKKKTGS; encoded by the coding sequence TTGCCCGCGGGCAGCGGCCGGCCATCACCGCGTGCGCTGTGGGCCATGCTGCTTGCGCTGCTCAGCGGGTTTGCACTGAGCCAGGCCTTTCGCACCACCACGGCCATGGTGGCCCAGGGACTGACGGCGGACTTCGGGCTCTCGCCAGGGTCGCTGGGCGCGTTTGCGGGGCTGTTTGGCCTTTCCTTCGGCGTGGCCCAGTTGCTGATGGGCGTGGGGCTGGACCTGTACGGCCTGCGGCGCACGGTACTCACGGCGTTTCCGCTGGCGGTTGCGGGGTCGGCGCTCTCGGCCACCGCGCCGGCCTACCCCTGGCTGATGGCAGGGCAATTGCTGATCGGCGTGGGCTGCTCGCCCGCGTTTCTGGCCTGCACGCTGTTCATTGCGCGGCATTTTCCGGCAGAGCGGTTTGCCTACCTGTCGGGCGTGGCGATGGGTGTGGGTGGCCTGGGCCTGCTGTTCACCGGCACGCCGCTGGCCTGGCTGGTGCAACACGGCGGCGGCTGGCGTACGGGTTATGCCGTGTTGGCGGTGCTCAGCGCGCTGTCGTGGCTGCTGATCTGGCTGCGCGTGCACGAGCCCACCCCGCTGGTGCAGCCCCCGGCACAGCGCGAAACCTGGGGCCAGGCGCTGCTGGGCTTTGGCCAGTTGCTCACGGTGCCGCACACCTGGGGCATCCTGCTGCTGGGCATGTCGGGCTACGCCGCGTTTCTGTCATTGCGCGGCCTGTGGCTGGCACCGCTGCTGATGGACCGCTACCACCTCTCGCTGGTAGACAGTGGCAACGTTGCGCTGGGGCTCTCGCTGATTGCCCTCTTCGCACCGGGTCTGGGCGGCCGGCTGGACCCGGGCATCGCCCGCCGCAGGCGCTGGATCGGCAATGCCTCGCTGCTCATGGCGAGCCTGTTCATCGTGCTGGCGTTCCTGCACGGGAACGCTTGGGCCAGCGTGGTGCTGATTTTGCTGATGGGCCTGCTGTCGGGCTACGGCGTGCTGCAGTACGCCGATGTGCGGGCCTCCTATCCGCCCACGCTCACAGGCCGGGCACTGTCGGCCTACACCATGGCGATGTTCCTGGGGGTGGCGCTGATGCAGTGGTTCACAGGCATCGTCGCCACCTGGGCGCAGCGCCAGGGGTGGGATGCCTACACGGCCGTCATGCTGGCCATTGCCACCTGGCTGGCGCTGGCGTCGGCAGGGTTCCGGGTGCTGCCGGTGTCGCCCTTGGTCTCCCTCGAAAACAAGAAGAAAACAGGGTCATAG
- a CDS encoding sulfite exporter TauE/SafE family protein — MFETALLLTAAFVAGALNAVAGGGSFLTLPALVFTGVPPVVANATGTVALLPGYMAGAWGFREDTAPPPGLSMRLLVVLSLIGGAAGAALLLVTPDATFRRVVPWLLLAATALFAFGPQLRRMLAGGKPSTAKATVGVLAVAAYGGYFNGGLGILLLALFGLLGQTNLNAMNGLKNWVSALLTAIAVLIYAAGGVVLWPQALMMMVAATAGGYGGARVARKLPANVLRWGIVATGLVMAALFFWRQ; from the coding sequence ATGTTCGAAACCGCCCTGCTGCTCACCGCCGCCTTCGTCGCCGGCGCCCTCAACGCCGTCGCCGGAGGCGGCAGCTTCCTGACCCTTCCCGCCCTGGTCTTCACCGGCGTGCCGCCCGTGGTGGCCAATGCCACGGGCACGGTCGCGCTGCTGCCCGGCTACATGGCTGGGGCGTGGGGGTTTCGAGAGGACACGGCACCGCCGCCAGGGCTGTCGATGCGGCTGCTGGTGGTGTTGTCGCTCATCGGCGGCGCGGCGGGTGCGGCGCTGCTGCTGGTCACGCCCGACGCCACCTTCCGCCGCGTGGTGCCCTGGCTGCTGCTGGCGGCCACGGCGCTGTTTGCGTTCGGGCCTCAGCTGCGCCGGATGCTGGCGGGCGGCAAACCCTCCACCGCCAAGGCCACGGTGGGCGTGCTGGCGGTGGCCGCCTATGGCGGCTACTTCAACGGCGGGCTGGGCATCCTTCTGCTGGCGCTGTTCGGCCTGCTGGGGCAGACGAACCTGAACGCCATGAACGGCCTCAAGAACTGGGTGTCGGCCCTGCTCACAGCCATTGCCGTGCTCATCTATGCAGCGGGTGGCGTGGTGCTGTGGCCGCAGGCGCTGATGATGATGGTGGCCGCCACCGCTGGCGGGTACGGCGGTGCACGCGTAGCGCGCAAGCTGCCTGCCAACGTGCTGCGCTGGGGCATTGTGGCTACCGGGCTGGTCATGGCCGCTCTGTTCTTCTGGCGGCAGTGA